The Phaeocystidibacter marisrubri DNA segment CCATAGGTGAAAATAATACACCTGTGAGAATGAGATATACCGTTCCCATTAATGCTAATTGGACGAACGATTAACTTTTACAAAATATGAAAGCACACTTCTACACCCTAGGTCTATTACTCGTCAGTTTTTTTTCTGCAGGACAAACTCTTCCAGAACTTGAAGAAGATAGTTCTGAGATTCTGAATTATCGTGAAGTTGAACAATATCCTATTCATCCCGACTGCGTAGACGCCACTACTGAAAGTGAAAGGTTTCAATGCTTGAATACCGTCATTAGTAATCATCTGAAGTCTGAATTCACCACAACTCCGGAAATCCGACGCCAAGGAGGTGGTAAAGCATTTGGATCTTTTGTGATTGAAACCGACGGCAGCATTACGGAGGTCAAAATTGAAAAGTCAGCTGGATATGAAGCCTTCGACAATGAAGTCATTCGCGTTCTTCAACTTCTACCCAAAATGACACCCGCCATGGTGGATGGCAAGCCTGTTCGCATGAGCTTCATTGCACCGTTCTCCATTCAAATCATGTAAGGAGCACGGATTTAAACTTTAGTCTAAAGAAAAAGCCGAGGATTTCTCCCCGGCTCCATTGATGAATTGCTCTCCTGATTCATTCATCAATTCCAACCACCACCTAAAGCTCTATATATGTTTACCATGGCATTCATCTGACGCTTCTTGGTTTCAAGCAACTCGAACTTAGATTCGAGGGCATCGCGTTGCGTCATAAGAACCTCCATGTAATCTGCTCTTGCCGATTTAAACAAGTCGGTAGAAATCTGGATGGAAGCATTGAGTGCATCCACCTGTTGAGATCTCAGCTTATAGCTCTGTTCTAGGTTTTCGATCATGGCCATTTGATTGGACACTTCCATGTAACCATTCAAAATGGCCTGTTCGTATTCATAGATCGCCTGAACTTGTCGGGCATTGGCGTTGTAATACGCCGCCGTAATAGCCCGCTTGTTGAATAGTGGAGCGGTTAATTCACCTGCAATGTTATACAACAAGGAAGCCGGTGTGGTAAACATCAAACCTGGATTATAAGCCGAATAGCCCAGTCCAGCATTGATACTCAAACGCGGATAGAAACTGGCCTTAGCGACCAATACATTCAAATCAGCCGCTTGCATTTCCAATTCTGCTCTGCGGATATCGGGACGATTGGCAAGAAGTTCTGAAGGCAATCCGGTGTACACCGTATCGGGCACTAGATCAATAAATCCAGAGGCATTACGCACAATGGGTTGAGGATATCTACCCAACAAGAAATTGATCTTATTTTCTGTGACGGTAATTTGTTGCTGAATATCGTATTGCAGACTCTTGGTATTCATCAACTCTGCCTCAAACTTTCGAACAGCCAATTCCGTAACGCGTGCCGCTTGCTTTTGAACTTTTACAATCTCAAGGGCATTGGATTGAATTTGGATGTTCTGCTTTACAATTGCCAATTGATTATCTAACGCCAACAACTCGTAGTAGGAGTTTGCGATTTCGGCAATCAAGTTGGTCACCATGAAGTTTTTGCCCTCAATAGAAGCCAAATACTCCTTCACCGCAGCATCTTTCGCATTGTGCAATCGGTTCCAGATGTCAATTTCCCAATCGGCATAGAGACCAAGTCCCACATCAGGCAGGGGATCTGGAAAAGCCTTACCCGGTTCAATTTCAAGATTGGCTTCCGTTGCACCATTGCGCGAATAGCGAGGTGATCTCTCCACACCTCCACCTGCACCGACACTCACAAACGGCAAGTATTCCCCAGAACGAGAGCGGATCTCGTTGTTGAACATGCGAATCTGTTGTAGGGTGATATTCAACTCTTGATTGTGGATCAAAGCTGTATCAATCAAGGCCACCAAATTGGAATCGGTGAAATACTCGCGCCAATTCATTTGCGCAGTGGTCATGGAATCTGCAGTCGCAGCTGTATCCGCAGGCACTAATGTATCGGGAGTTGCGTAACTCACTGGCACATTGGTATTCACAGTTTTTTCGATAAACTCAGGCGGTTTACAAGATGATATGGCTATCGCCAGAAAAGCGGCCACCGTCCCGAGTCGAATTATTCTATTATTCTTCATCATTGTACATTTCGGATAGCGGACTATCATCTTCATCTTTTATCAAACTCTTACCATCAGACAACTTGGCGAAGATGTAGTACAAACCCGGCACTACAACTACCCCGAACAGGGTGCCAAACAACATCCCTCCCAGCGCCGATGCACCTATGGTTCGGTTACCAATAGCTCCAGCACCAGTAGCCACAATCAATGGTATCAAACCAGCAATAAAAGCGAAGGAAGTCATCAAGATTGGGCGGAAACGAACCTTAGCCCCCTCAATCGCAGCATCAAAAATGGACGAACCTTCCTGACGTTTCTGGACAGCGAACTCCACAATCAGCACGGCATTTTTACCGAGCAGTCCCACGAGCATAATCAATCCGATTTGTGCGTAGATATCATTGTCTAGCCCCATCATCTTCAGCAAGAAGAAAGAGCCAAACACACCTACAGGAAGGGAGAACACAACCGCCATTGGGATGATGAAACTCTCGTATTGAGCCGCCAAAACGAGGTAAACAAACACCAGTACAATGATGAAAATGTAAATGGATTCATTCCCTCTTCCTGCCTCGTCGTACGACAAACCCTCCCATGCAATGTCATATCCGTTGGGAAGCTTCTTTGCCGCTACCTCACGAATGGCTTGAATGGCATCGGCTGTGGTATAGCCTTTGGCAGGTAAACCACGTATTGCGGCAGAGTTGTACATGTTGTAGCGCGTCACCTCATTCGGCCCCTGCTTCTTCACTAGTTTCATAAAGGAAGAATACGGTACCATTTCTCCCTCTTCGTTCTTCACGTACATCTTCAGAACATCAGATGGGAGTCGACGGAATTCTGGAGCCGACTGCACATAAACTTTAAAGAATCGATCAAACTTGATAAAGCCTTGCTCGTACGTCGAACCGATCATTATGTTGAGGTTCTCCATTGCATCGCCAATGGACACGCCCTTCTGCATGGCTAAATCGTTGTCGATCTCCAACTCGTACTGCGGATAATTGGCTGCAAAAAAGGTAAAGAGACCTGAGAGCTCTGGGCGCTCCGCTAAATCCTCCATGAACTGCTTGTTCACCTCATCAAATTCGTGGTAATCGGTGCTAGACGTCTTGTCCAACAAGCGCAAGGAGAAACCTCCAGAGGAACCAAAACCTGGAATGGCAGGTGGCTCAAAGAATTCGATAATAGCGCCTAATCCCTTTGATTTCTCTTCGAGCTCTTCCATAATCTCCTTCACCGTATGATGGCGTTCGCTCCAAGGTTTAAGGTTGATCAAACACGTCCCGGCGTTGGAACCCCTACCTTCCGTCATGATTTCATATCCCGCCAATGAAGACACGGTCTCCACTCCATCAATTTCCTCACAAATCTTTTGAAGATGTTGAGAAACTTGGTTCGTGCGCTCTAGAGTTGCTCCCGGAGGCGTTTGAATGATAGCATAAATAGTCCCTTGATCTTCGCTTGGAATAAAACCGCCCGGAAGCACCTGACTCTCGTAGAAAATCCCCGCACAGAAAACAGCAAGGATGCCAAAAGTGAGCCATCTGCGATTCACCATTCGCCTTAGCAAGGCAGTGTATCTTCCCGTGATTTTATCAAAGCCACGGTTAAAGGAATCCAAGAAGCGAGTGAGTAAATTGTTTTTGCGTGCTTTTCCGTGGTTGTTCTTGAGCAACATCGCACAGAGAACTGGGGTAAGCGTAAGGGCGATAAGTGCAGAAATAACAATGGAACTCGCCATGGTGATGGAGAACTGACGGTAGAAAGTGCCCACAGGACCGCCCATAAAAGAAATCGGTACAAATACCGAAACCATAACCATGGTAATGGCGATAATCGCACCGCTAATTTCGCGCATCACCTTCTTTACCGCATTGTACGGATTCAGGTGCTCCTCCTCCATCTTCGCATGAACGGCTTCCACCACAACGATGGCATCATCCACCACAATACCAATGGCAAGCACGAGCGCGAAAAGCGTCACCAAGTTAATGGAGAGCCCAAAGAACTGAATAACGAAGAACGCACCAATCAGAGAAACCGGTACTGCGAGAATAGGAATCAACGTAGAGCGCCAATCCCCCAAGAAGATGAACACCACCAAGGCCACTAGAATAAACGCATCGCGAAGAGTATGCACCACTTGATCCATCGAAGCATCGAGAAATTTGGATACGTCGTAGCTAATCTTGTAGTCCATTCCCGGAGGAAAATCTCCCTCCATTTCCTTCAGCTTTGCTTTTACATCCGCAATAACCTGACTCGCATTACTGCCGTAATTCTGCTTCAACACAATCGCCGCAGAAGGGTGACCATCGAGGTTGGAATAGATATCAAAGAACTCACTTCCCAACTCCACTTTACCAATGTCGCCCAGTCGAATGCTCTCCCCTTCCGAGTTTGCACGAATGATGATATTCTCATACTCTTCCGGCTCGTTATAACGTCCTTTATAGGTGAGTACATATTCGAGCGATTGAGCCTGAATACCCGAACTTCTTCCCAAACGCCCTGGACGCCCCACGATGCTTTGTTCCTGCATAGCCTCCATCACTTCATCCACTGAAATGTTGTAGGCACGCATGCGATCTGGATTCAACCAAACCCGCATTGCATAGCGGCGACTGCCCAAAATCTGTGCTCGAGCTACACCATTAATCCGGTTAATCTCCGGCACCATCTTCACATTGGCGTAGTTGTACAAGAACTTCTCGTCCATGGTTGTATCCTTGGCGTAGAGGTTCACATACATCAACATAGAAGGTTGAATAGGCGTGATAATCACCCCTTCACGCTGTACCAATTCCGGCAAGAGCGGCATTACCTGATCCACTCTCGTCTTGACTCGAATAACAGCTTGATTGGGATCTGTACCCGGTTCAAAGATCACTCGGAGTGTAGCCTCACCAGCACTCGTAGCATCCGTTGCCATATACCGCATTCCCTGAACACCGTTAATGGCATTCTCAAGGGTAATTAGTGTGGATTTTACCAGAACATCTGCGCTGGAACCCGGGTAAGCGATAAACACGTTTACCGTTGTAGGCGCAATTTGAGGGAACTGGGAGATCGGCAATTGCTTGATTGCCAAAGAACCCATGAATACGATCACGACCGAAATCACAATAGCGAAAACCGGTCTGTGGATTATTTTACTAAACATATCCGTTGTATTGAGGATTCGAGATTACTCAGCGTAGAGTCCAAGCTCAGAAATAGCGGTGTCTGGCGATACGAAATCGTACTTGATTCTATCACCTGCTCGCACCAAACGCAGTCCTTCAAGAAGCACCTTGTCCCCCTCAGAGAGTCCGCTCGTAATGGCATACAGATGCGGCATTTCCGCTCCGATTTTCACCTCTCGCGCCTCGATGATATTCTCCTCATTTACCACAAATACAAACTTCTTATCCAACACCTCATAGGTTACTTTTTGTGGAATCAGCAGAGCATTCTTTAGAGGTACTCTCATTTTTACATTCCCCGTTTCACCGTGACGAAGAAGTCCATCAGGATTAGGGAAAGTGGCACGGAAAGGGATATTCCCCGTTTCGTTGTTGAAGTCGGCCTCAATAGTGCGAACCTCCCCACTGTACTTAAACATCTTGTTGTTTGCCATCTGCAGCTTTACCGGCATTATACTATCGCGGGTAACTCTTGTGCGATAGTCCAGATACTCTGCTTCTGGCACGTTGAAGTAAACCCACATTTCACTGTTGTCCGATAGTGTGGTGAGCAAATCGCCTTCATCTAGCAAACTTCCCAATCGAACGTGGAAGCGGTCGATATATCCATCAAAGGGAGCGCGAATTTGAGTGAATTGAAGGTGGACTTGAGCCAACTGTAGTTCAGCCAGCGCCTTGTCGTATTTGGCCTTGGCCATGTAGAGCTCATTGGGAGCCACAACGTCGCTATCGGCTAATCTCTTTGTGTTGTTGTATTCAATTTCGGCGAACTCCGCTTCGGCTTTCGCTTTATTGAGTTCCGCTTGATAGAGGTTCGGCATCACTTGGAAGAGCAAATCGCCCTTCTTCACAAACTGACCTTCATCAACATAAATCTTCTCGAGATATCCGCGCTCTTGTGCACGTAACTCAATGTGACTAATGGATCGAATCTGACAGACATAATCATCGGTAATCGATGTGTCCATTCGAATCGGGCTCGTAACCGTGAAGACGGTCTCTTCTTCATGACTTTCTTCGTGAGAAGAACAGCTTGTGAAAAATAGAGTTGCACACAAACTGGCGAGCATGAGAATCTTTCTCATAACAATAAACTTAAAACGATGTGGAATTGATGAAATCACGTGGTGTTGAGAAACACCAAATCCTTCGCTGCTTTATCCAACAGGAAGGTCGTTGTGCAGGAGAGCACCATGGATTGACAAAGTCGTAGAATCGACTATATCAACCCTTCAATTTTCACAAACGGAATACTCCGTAAAGGACGCTCACACGCGGGGAAACGCGTTGCGTAAAATGCCCAAGGAATCGGGCAAACCTTTTAAAGTCATTGATGAGATAGCCCAGAATGAGGGCATATGATAAAATCTCTGCAAGTTGAGCGAAGTAGAAAACTGACTTGGCATGGTGTACCTCGTCTTCCTCAGTCTCCAGGACTTCAGCTTTTATTTCAAAATGCTTGTGGTGGGGTGTTGAAGGAAGAAATAAAACGGGTTCATTGAAATCAGACACACTTTCCAAATGATTCAAATGAATTGTGGACTGCTTTGCAGCAGTGGAAGCATGATCCATTTCCCTGTAGCCATCACGGGTAAAAATATATCCTACTCCTACAGCGAAGAGCAAGCTTAGTGTGATGAAAAAGTGAACAGCCTGTTTCATTTCGGCAGCAAAACTATAGGAATAAGTTGGAATGAATGAAAATGCAGGGGTAAAAGATTGTTAAAAGGGGGATAGTTGGTGGGTGTCAACCATCATCCAGCATCCAGCATCCCCCCCCGTCACCAAACATCCCTCTCCCTGAATAACCCACGCGAAAGGATTCGCGCGGTAGAAGGGAACTGCAGGTTATCATCCGTCATCCATCCACCATCATCTAGCATCCACCACCCGTCTTCCATCATCCACCACCCGTCACCAAACATCCCTCTCCCTGAATACCCACGCGAAAGGATTCGCGCGGTAGAAGGGAACTGTAGGTTGTCATCCGTCATCCATCCCCCATCATCTAGCATCCAACACCCGTCATCCATCCCCCATCATCTAGCATCCAACACCCGTCTTCCATCAACCATCATCTACCACCTGTCACCAAACATCCCTCCTCTTGAATATCCACGCGAAAGGATTCGCGCGGTAGAAGGGAACTGCAGGTTATCATCCGTCATCCGTCATCCATCCCCCATCATCTAGCATCCACCACCCGTCTTCCATCCACCATCATCTACCACCTGTCACCAAACATCCCTCACCTTGAATAACCCACGCGAAAGGATTCGCGCGGTAGAAGGGAACTGCAGGTCGTCATCCGTCCCCCGTCATCCATCACCAAACACCCAACCCCTAAAACTTCTTAAACCCCTCAAACCTCTAAAACCCATTAAACACCTAATCACCTAACCCCATATCAACCGCGCGAATCCCTTCCCGTGTTTCTAGAAGGGCGGATGACCAATGCTAACCATTTTGTACTTTCGGCTAGACGATCACCATCCCAAACCGATGAAAAACACTTTACTCAGTCTATTCTTTCTCTTCAGCATATTCGCTTTGGCTCAAGGAAACGAACATCATGACATCGATGTTCTCATCTTTCGAGCTGATTATCAAAATGCACTAATTGAAGTTGAGAATCAATTGGACACTCAACCTGGAGACCCCGCGACACTGTGCATCAAAGGGCGAATTCTTCGAGGAATGGGAGATGTCAATCAAGCCATTCAACTCTACGAAAAGGCCCTTCAAAAAGACCCCACTTGTGAACGATGTTTAGCCGACTATGCATTGTATTTCATGGATCGTTCTGACTTGAAAAAGGCGGATTCCACGATAAAGCTCATTCGTGCTCCCAAACTGGCCTACACAGAATATGTTCTCGCCAAGTTGGACTTGAAAAACTATAGCATTTCAGCCATCATTCACCTAAACAAGAGCATTGCATTAGATCCAATGATGGCCGAGTATTATGGAGTAAGAGGGTCCTATAGATTGGCGAATGGAATGTCGCTCACGGCTAAAACAGACATTGACGCAGGCAGGGCTCTAGACACTGCAAATCTCTTTTGCAAATTAGCATCGGCACGGCTTCACGCCATTAATGGAGATTTGATTGGCGCCCGAATTCTATGTGAGGGATATTTGAAAGCCGATAGCTCCATAGCAGTGCTGAGTTTGTATTCCAATATCCTTCATCATCTTGGACGGTTTGAGGAATCCGATGCAGCTATCCGTGAGGCTATTGCTTTTAGTGGTGACAACCAAGACCTACACATCCAATGGGCTGAGCAATACTACGACAGAGAAGATATGGATGGAGTCTGTGAACAATACACTGCGCTTCTTCCTCTCTTATCGGGACCCGAAAATGCTGAAAAGCGAGCATACCTCCAAAGGGAGCAAGAGCAACTCTGCAATCCAAATAGGTCGAGTTATTACTATCAAAGAGGAATAGCCGCGTACAACTTAAAGGATTTTGAAACCGCGATTGAAACCTACAACCGAGGATTGACAAAGTTTCCGAATAGTGCAATGATGCTCTCCTTTAAAGCCAATGCCCTTATCAAGTTAAAAAGTTACGCCGCTGCAATTCCTATTTATCAAAAAAGTCTCGCTCTTCGCGGAACCATAGCTCGAGAAACAGCCGATAACAGTCCAGATTATTCCGAGCAAATGGGAGCCTCAACTGTGCTGTACACCTTTGTAGCGGATATCCACATGAGTTTAATGGAATGCTACCAAAGTACGGGACAACCGGAATTGGCACTTACCTATGCTGATTCTGGCGTAACTCTGATGGAATCGCTGTTGGGCAATTCTGGCATAACTCCATACCTCAGCTCGGCGTATGTGATGCGCTGTGAGTTGCACTTGGTGCAGGGGGAAACCGAGTTGGCGAAGGCTGACTTGAAAAAGGCATCAGAACTCGACCCAAGTAGCACTGTCATTCCCTTAACCCGCGTTAAAATCATCTTAGGCCGCTACCGTCTGAATGATTTTCACCTCTTCAATTCATTCGCTGTCTACTCATTAGACGAGATCGAAAAACTGCCTTCCATCGATTATGAAGATTTACGAGAAGACTATTCAAGTGAAGACTTACAATTGGCTCTCAAAGAGTGTAACAACGTACTGGAAGTTGAGCAGAGCGCTCTGGGTTATTTCTATCGAGCCCACATCAAAAAGATCTTGCAAGACCCTAGCTATTTGATGGACCTCCGCGCTGCAGAAAACCTCGGACAAGTTCTCTCTTACCCTTTACTAGGAGAAGATAGAGGCTAATTGAGCAACGCTTTCATTTTTGAATAAATCAATTTCGCGGCTCGTTCGGGTGCGAGTCGCCAAAGCTTATTCATGAAGCTTGAATCTTTCCCCACAAAAATGTGGTACTTGTTTTTCTCTATGCCATCTAGCATAATTCGTGCAGCTTCGGGAGCTGGAAGCGCCTTGAACTTGCTTGCATCTGCCTTCTCATGACCCGGAGTTTCTACCCCGCTATTCGCCGTGATATTTGTATCAATCGCCCCAGGGAAAATACAAGATACACGAACGTTCGTTTCCATCAACTCGGAGTGCAAACCTTCTGTGAGAAGTTTTACTCCTGCTTTTGAAGCGCCGTAAAACGTTTGCCCAGGTACGGGCAAGAAACCACCCATACTGGAGATGTTTGCGATGTAGCCCTCCTCCCTCTTCAACAAATGCGGCAAGAAAGCCTTCACCATGAAGAGCGTTCCGTAAAAGTTAATGTTGATGATGCGCTCAATCACATCGTATTCCAACTCGTTCACTTTGATGAAGGGCTGAATGATTCCAGCATTGTTGATTATCGCATCTACCGCACCATGAATCTTAATAACCTCTTCTGGAAAGGCATGAACCTTTTCTCTATCCGTAATATCGAGGACATGCGTAGATAGACTCTGAGCGTGATCGCCTGCGAGCTTTGCCGTTTCTGCGAGAGAATCCCCATTGATATCCAAGGTTGCCACCTTAGCGCCTCGTTTCAACAACAGGAGCACAAGCTCTCTGCCCATTCCGCTACCGCCTCCGGTAACCACCCAAACTTTCCCTTCTACTTTCATGGTGAAACGCATTTAATCGTTCTGAGTATTTAAGGTACTTCAATTACACAAAGTGACGTGTAGAAAGTCTCAGAAGTATTCAATCACTCTTCTGCTTCCGACCAAATTCGCAACATCTTATTCAGTGTCTCCTTTAGTTGCATCACTTCTTCTAGGGTCACATCCGATTTATTGGATTGCTTCACGATTTCATTCGGGATACATTCTGCTTTCTCACGAAGGTCAAGACCTTTTGAGGTTAGCACAATGTTCACCTTGCGTTCATCAGCAGTACTTCGCACTCGGGCAATTAATCCCTTCTGCTCCATCCGTTTGAGAAGAGGTGTGATGGTATTCGTTTCCAGGAACAATTTGTCGCTAATTTGAGAAACAGTTTGTGCGTCTTCCTTCCATAACACAAGTAAAACCAGGTACTGTGGATAGGTAATATCCAATTCTTGAAGAAACGGAGTGTACAATTTGGTGATCAATCTGGACCCTGCATACAAGGGGAAGCAAATTTGATTTTCCAACCACAACTCTTTGGGACTCGTACTCATATTACAGCAATTTTGCCAGGTATTTATCGATGGCTTCGGGTTTGGTGGTAGGTGCAAAACGCTTGACAGGTTTTCCTTGAGCATCCACCAAGAACTTGGTAAAGTTCCATTTAACTCGACTTCCAAAGATACCTCCTAATTCACTTTTTAGGTATTTGAAAATGGGGTGAGCATTTGATCCATTCACTTCAATTTTGTCGAACATAGGGAAGCTTACGCCGTAATTTAATTGACACGCTTCGGAAATCGACTCGGCATCTCCAGGCTCCTGATTGGCAAATTGATTACTCGGAAAACCGAAAACCACCAATCCCTTGTCTTTGTACTTCTGATAAAGCGCTTCTAAACCTTCAAATTGAGGAGCGAGGCCGCACTTGCTAGCTGTGTTCACCACCAAGACCGTCTTCCCCGCATAGTCGTTCATAGACACTGGCTTTCCTGATAAACTCTTCGCTTCTAATTGATAAAAAGGACTATTCATCTCCACTCTATTTATGCTTGATTTGCTTTTCGATTTCTCCACCATTTAATAGCACCAGAGGACCACAAAGCCCACAGAATTAATACCGGCTGGAAGAACAAACGGATGAGTCGAGCTCTATCACTGTCCAATCCAAAGGCATCAATTCCATTGAGGTATTGTGCGATGTTTCCTGGGAAAATGAGCACGTAAAAAAGGGCAAGAGCCAATCCTACTCGTACCTTCCACTTCCCTCCTATGATCATCCCCAGTCCAAGAACCGCTTCTACAACTCCACTGAGAATCACCACTAAATCCGTATCTAAAGGCACCCATTGAGGTACTTGAGCACGAAACTCCAATCGCTGGAAAGTCATATGCCCCACTGCTGCTAGCAACATGAATGAACCGAGAATCACTCTCGCCACATTCTGAACACTGCTTGTCTTTACTGTATTCCAATTCATATCGCATTCGATTATATCGTTCACGATGCAAATGTATAAAAGAATATCGCACACGACAAAAAAAGAGTAAATCATTCCAAAGCATTGATTTATATCAGGGGAGTACGATCAAGCGCAACTCGTACTCGGTCCTCCTTTCGTTTATCCAAGGGAATAAAACGATCGCTTACTACCGTCTAAATCACAGTATTGCCCTACAGATTTCTTAACATGAAAATCTCTGGTAGCGCCAGATATAACGCGTGCAATGCTTACCTTTGCGCCCCTGAAAACGCAGGTAGAATACCAAACACAACACAATAGTTAGCATGTCTTTTGATCCAAATAACCCTTGGCACAAAGTAAATTATGGCGAAAACGCTCCAGACGAGGTAAATGCCATTATCGAAATTCCTAAGAACACGCGTGCCAAGTACGAGCTTGACAAAGAAAGCGGACTCCTAATGATGGACCGTGTACTTTATTCATCTGTCTATTATCCTGCGAACTATGGTTTTGTTCCTAAAACCTATTGTGACGATAAGGATCCATTGGACATTCTAGTACTTTCTCAAATTGATGTTGTTCCACTTTGTATCGTTCGTGCAAAAATCATCGGCGTTATGCGCATGTTAGACGAAGGTGAGTTGGACGACAAACTCATCGCCGTTGCAGCAAACGATATGAGTGTGAGTCACTACAACGACATCTCTGAACTTCCAGAACACCTATTGCGAGAAACCCGCCACTTCTTTGAAGAATACAAGCGACTTGAGAACAAAACTGTAGAAGTAGAAGACTTCCAAGATGCGGCTACAGCCAAGCAAATTCTAAAACAATCTATGGCTGATTACGACGCCTACATTGCAGAATTGAAGAAGTAAACTTCTTAACATCTTATTAGGAGAGCGTTTCATTTTGATTGTGTTTATTAGTCACTCTAATAAGCTCATCTCTATGAAACGCTCTTTCTTGATTTTGGCCTTCTTGGCCTCATTCGCATCCTTTGGACAAACACTGAACACGGAAATCCAAATTGGTGGAACCAACTTCATCGGACTTTCAATCAACGCCGAAGGGGTTTGGAATTTAAACGACAACAATGCCATTGGCTTAAAGCTGGGTCTAGGTGTACCGGTGGCGTTCTTTGATGATAGAGAAGCTATCTCATCAACACTCATTGGACTGCACTATTACTATAAAGATTGGGGAATTGGAATGGAAGCCGCAGGTTATCATGCTTTCCCTTTCGTAAGTCCTCTGAATACGACCACTAGTCCTGAAATGGATATGATGCTCTTCCCGAATATCAACTATACCTTCCATCTGGAAAGCAGCTATCTCAAAGTGGGCGCAGGTGTTTGGATGCCAATGAGCTATTACCCTGGAGCTCCAGGTAGCGGAGAATTAAATGCACAAATTGAAGACCCTATTCCGGGCATCAGTCTTTCTTGGGGAATCTCCTTTAAGCGATAACACTATAAATATCAGAAATGACAGCTCGACGATTCCGTGCGAATTCAGCCGTGCTTTCCTTCTATCCTCTTTAGGTAATGGTATTTTTAATGTTGTAACATTGATTAAAATATTTTCGTAACTTGCAGAGGTTGTTGAGCACCTCCTCAATCTAAGTTTATGAAAAGAAGTGACTTCATCAAGGCACTTTCCGCAATGCCAATCGCTATGGGTCTATCCAGTTTATCCGATCTTTCGAAGTTGAGTGATTCACTTACTCCTTCTGAAAAGATGCCCGTACTCTTCTTGGGTCATGGAAGCCCCATGAATGCCATTGAAGAGAATCAATTTGTTCGTGGTTTTAGAAATGCAGCGGCGAATATCAAAACTACTCCAACAGCCATCTTATGTGTATCTGCTCACTGGTTTACGAGAGGAACCAAAGTTACAGCCATGGAGATGCCACCTACTATTCACGACTTTGGCGGTTTTCCTCAAGCGCTTTTTGATGTTGAATATCCAGCACCAGGACACCCCGAGTTGGCGAATGAGACCGCTAAAATCCTCAGTCCAACCGAAGTAGAACTAGATCACAACTGGGGCCTCGATCACGGAGCTTGGTCG contains these protein-coding regions:
- a CDS encoding tetratricopeptide repeat protein; this encodes MKNTLLSLFFLFSIFALAQGNEHHDIDVLIFRADYQNALIEVENQLDTQPGDPATLCIKGRILRGMGDVNQAIQLYEKALQKDPTCERCLADYALYFMDRSDLKKADSTIKLIRAPKLAYTEYVLAKLDLKNYSISAIIHLNKSIALDPMMAEYYGVRGSYRLANGMSLTAKTDIDAGRALDTANLFCKLASARLHAINGDLIGARILCEGYLKADSSIAVLSLYSNILHHLGRFEESDAAIREAIAFSGDNQDLHIQWAEQYYDREDMDGVCEQYTALLPLLSGPENAEKRAYLQREQEQLCNPNRSSYYYQRGIAAYNLKDFETAIETYNRGLTKFPNSAMMLSFKANALIKLKSYAAAIPIYQKSLALRGTIARETADNSPDYSEQMGASTVLYTFVADIHMSLMECYQSTGQPELALTYADSGVTLMESLLGNSGITPYLSSAYVMRCELHLVQGETELAKADLKKASELDPSSTVIPLTRVKIILGRYRLNDFHLFNSFAVYSLDEIEKLPSIDYEDLREDYSSEDLQLALKECNNVLEVEQSALGYFYRAHIKKILQDPSYLMDLRAAENLGQVLSYPLLGEDRG
- a CDS encoding SDR family NAD(P)-dependent oxidoreductase, with amino-acid sequence MKVEGKVWVVTGGGSGMGRELVLLLLKRGAKVATLDINGDSLAETAKLAGDHAQSLSTHVLDITDREKVHAFPEEVIKIHGAVDAIINNAGIIQPFIKVNELEYDVIERIININFYGTLFMVKAFLPHLLKREEGYIANISSMGGFLPVPGQTFYGASKAGVKLLTEGLHSELMETNVRVSCIFPGAIDTNITANSGVETPGHEKADASKFKALPAPEAARIMLDGIEKNKYHIFVGKDSSFMNKLWRLAPERAAKLIYSKMKALLN
- a CDS encoding MarR family winged helix-turn-helix transcriptional regulator; this encodes MSTSPKELWLENQICFPLYAGSRLITKLYTPFLQELDITYPQYLVLLVLWKEDAQTVSQISDKLFLETNTITPLLKRMEQKGLIARVRSTADERKVNIVLTSKGLDLREKAECIPNEIVKQSNKSDVTLEEVMQLKETLNKMLRIWSEAEE
- a CDS encoding glutathione peroxidase — translated: MNSPFYQLEAKSLSGKPVSMNDYAGKTVLVVNTASKCGLAPQFEGLEALYQKYKDKGLVVFGFPSNQFANQEPGDAESISEACQLNYGVSFPMFDKIEVNGSNAHPIFKYLKSELGGIFGSRVKWNFTKFLVDAQGKPVKRFAPTTKPEAIDKYLAKLL
- a CDS encoding DoxX family protein; the encoded protein is MNWNTVKTSSVQNVARVILGSFMLLAAVGHMTFQRLEFRAQVPQWVPLDTDLVVILSGVVEAVLGLGMIIGGKWKVRVGLALALFYVLIFPGNIAQYLNGIDAFGLDSDRARLIRLFFQPVLILWALWSSGAIKWWRNRKANQA
- a CDS encoding inorganic diphosphatase encodes the protein MSFDPNNPWHKVNYGENAPDEVNAIIEIPKNTRAKYELDKESGLLMMDRVLYSSVYYPANYGFVPKTYCDDKDPLDILVLSQIDVVPLCIVRAKIIGVMRMLDEGELDDKLIAVAANDMSVSHYNDISELPEHLLRETRHFFEEYKRLENKTVEVEDFQDAATAKQILKQSMADYDAYIAELKK
- the ygiD gene encoding 4,5-DOPA-extradiol-dioxygenase codes for the protein MKRSDFIKALSAMPIAMGLSSLSDLSKLSDSLTPSEKMPVLFLGHGSPMNAIEENQFVRGFRNAAANIKTTPTAILCVSAHWFTRGTKVTAMEMPPTIHDFGGFPQALFDVEYPAPGHPELANETAKILSPTEVELDHNWGLDHGAWSVIKHMYPDANIPVIQLSIDYTKPATYHYELGKKLSELRSKGVLIVGSGNIIHNLRMVDWRNINTVDHGYDWAHEAHEEINKYILDGDFKPLLEYKSKGTAWNNAIPTPDHYLPLLYSLALREGSEEITLFNDHLLAGSLSMTSLRIG